The DNA sequence AGCCCGCCAGGCAGCAGGCCGCTGACCCCGGCAAGGTTGGCGCTGCTGAATACGATCAGCATGGTCAACAGGCTGCGCACCGATCCGCGTACCTGCGACAGCTTGTGGTCGGTGATCCAGAGCGCTAGAGCGAAAACGCTGGCGGCACAGAATGCGAGCGCGACCCCGAGAATCCATTCTGGTCCTGCGTCTTCGCTGGAAGAGAGGCGTGCCGGCACTTCCAGGACGAATATCAGGCCGACCAGTATCAAGCCCATCAGCAACGCAGTGCGCGCTGTGGGGCGCGCCCCTCCCAAGGCCCATGTCAGCAAGGCCAGCAGGATCGGGAACACATTGGCCACCAGTAGCGCCAATGCCACAGGAACCCGCGCCACGGCTGAATACAGACAGTGAATCACCCCGGGTTTCGTGGAGGCCTCAACTCTTGAGAAGATGAGGCCATGAGAAAGACTACTACCTACTCCCCTGAAGTCCGTGAGCGTGCTGTGCGCATGGTTCTGGAACACCTGAACGACTATCCGTCCGAGTGGGCAGCCATTGAGGCCATCGCTCCGAAGATTGGCTGTGCCGCGCAAACCCTGCATGGCTGGATTCGTCGCCAGCAGACCGATGCGGGGCAGCGCCCCGGTCAGACCAGTGAAGAGCGCGAGCGCATCAGAGCCCTAGAGCGCGAAAACCGCGAACTGCGTAAGGCAAACGAGATATTGCGCCTGGCCAGTGCGTATTTTGCCCAGGCGGAGCTCGACCGCCGCACCAAGTCCTGAGGGCGTTTGTCGATCAGCATCGTGACCGTCTCGGGGTCGAGTCGATCTGCCGCGTGTTGCAGATCGCCCCGTCCGGTTACCGCAGGCACGTGGCTCAACAGCGCAACCCGGCACTGCGCTGTTGTCGTGCTCAGCGCGATGACGCATTGACCCTGGAAATCCAGCGAGTGTGGGATGCCAATATGCAGTGCTATGGCGCGGTGAAGGTCTGGAAGCAGCTGCGGCGAGAAGGCATCGAGGTCGCCAGATGCACGGTGGAGCGGTTAATGCGTCGGGCCGGATTGCAGGGCATTAGACGTGGCCAGATCGTGCAGACAACGGTGGCCGGCGACAAGGCCCTTTGCCCGCTGGATCGTGTCCAACGCCAGTTCCATGCCGACCGCCCGAACCAGTTGTGGGTGTCGGACTTCACCTATGTATCGACCTGGCAGGGCTGGCTGTACGTGGCGTTCGTGATCGACGTCTTTGCACGGCGGATCGTCGGCTGGCGAGTCAGTACCAGCATGAAGACAGACTTCGTACTGGATGCCCTAGAGCAAGCCTTGTATGCCCGTCAGCCGCATTGCTCGGGTGGTCTGATCCATCACAGCGACCGTGGAAGCCAGTACGTCTCGATCCGCTATACCGAACGGCTGGCAGAGGCCGGCATTGAGCCTTCGGTTGGCAGCAAGGGAGACAGCTACGACAACGCCTTGGCCGAAACCATCAACGGGTTGTACAAGGCCGAGCTGATTTACCGTCAGTCATGGAAGAGCCGCGAAGCCGTCGAAATGGCGACTTTGAAATGGGTGCACTGGTACAACCACCAACGCCTGCTGAGCTCAATCGGATATATCCCGCCTGCGGAGGCTGAGGCAAACTTCCACCAGCAACAAGCAGGTCAGGCCATGGCGGCCTGACTTAAACGAAACGGCCTCCACAAAACCCGGGGCGATTCAACAGATGCTTTGAGTGGCGATCAACAAGCCCAACAGCAACTGCCAGCGCCAGG is a window from the Pseudomonas sp. MTM4 genome containing:
- a CDS encoding IS3-like element ISPst4 family transposase (programmed frameshift) → MRKTTTYSPEVRERAVRMVLEHLNDYPSEWAAIEAIAPKIGCAAQTLHGWIRRQQTDAGQRPGQTSEERERIRALERENRELRKANEILRLASAYFCPGGARPPHQVLRAFVDQHRDRLGVESICRVLQIAPSGYRRHVAQQRNPALRCCRAQRDDALTLEIQRVWDANMQCYGAVKVWKQLRREGIEVARCTVERLMRRAGLQGIRRGQIVQTTVAGDKALCPLDRVQRQFHADRPNQLWVSDFTYVSTWQGWLYVAFVIDVFARRIVGWRVSTSMKTDFVLDALEQALYARQPHCSGGLIHHSDRGSQYVSIRYTERLAEAGIEPSVGSKGDSYDNALAETINGLYKAELIYRQSWKSREAVEMATLKWVHWYNHQRLLSSIGYIPPAEAEANFHQQQAGQAMAA